A window of Amycolatopsis australiensis contains these coding sequences:
- the fadD8 gene encoding fatty-acid--CoA ligase FadD8 has product MDEQAMRYPNHLGHLVVSALKRHRDAPVLVLGETTMTGGRTAEQVSQYAQAFEQLGAGTGAAVALLSLNRPEVLLIIAAGQLQGSRRTALHPLGSLDDHAYILADAGITTLIIDPVPAFVDRALGLLGKVPGLTQVLTIGPVPEPLAHVGRDLTAAAAAFEPRPLAPADLPPDQVVSITYTGGTTGKPKGVMGTAQAMATMTQIQLAEWEWPAAPKFLICTPLSHAGAAFFAPTLLKGGSLVVVPKFDPGEVLRIIEEQRITATMLVPTMLYALLDHPDSRTRDLSSLQTVYYGAASINPVRLREAIDRFGPIFAQYYGQSEAPMAISYLAKGDHDDARLASCGRPSAFLRTALLDQDGNPVPPGEPGEICVAGPLLAAGYWNLPGVTAETFRDGWLHTGDVAREDEDGFWFIVDRVKDMIVTGGFNVFPREVEDVVAEHPAVAQVGVIGTPDEKWGEAVTAVVVLRDDAGRDEAAIERLTSEIQAAVRERKGPVHVPKQVVVADALPMTGLGKPDKKALRARYQPREANA; this is encoded by the coding sequence ATGGACGAGCAGGCGATGCGGTATCCGAACCACCTCGGGCATCTGGTCGTCTCCGCCCTGAAGCGCCACCGGGACGCGCCGGTGCTGGTGCTGGGCGAGACCACGATGACCGGCGGCCGGACCGCCGAGCAGGTCAGCCAGTACGCCCAGGCCTTCGAACAGCTCGGGGCCGGGACGGGCGCGGCGGTGGCGCTGCTGTCGCTGAACCGGCCCGAGGTCCTGCTGATCATCGCCGCCGGCCAGCTGCAGGGGTCCCGGCGGACGGCGCTGCACCCGCTCGGCTCGCTCGACGACCACGCCTACATCCTCGCCGACGCCGGCATCACGACGTTGATCATCGACCCGGTGCCCGCCTTCGTCGACCGCGCGCTCGGCCTGCTCGGCAAGGTGCCCGGCCTCACGCAGGTGCTCACGATCGGGCCGGTGCCCGAGCCACTGGCCCACGTCGGCCGGGACCTGACCGCGGCGGCCGCGGCCTTCGAGCCGCGCCCGCTGGCGCCGGCCGACCTGCCGCCGGACCAGGTCGTCTCGATCACCTACACCGGCGGGACGACCGGCAAGCCCAAGGGCGTGATGGGCACGGCGCAGGCGATGGCGACGATGACCCAGATCCAGCTGGCCGAGTGGGAGTGGCCGGCGGCGCCGAAGTTCCTCATCTGCACGCCGCTGTCCCACGCCGGCGCGGCGTTCTTCGCGCCGACGCTGCTGAAGGGCGGTTCCCTGGTCGTCGTGCCGAAGTTCGACCCCGGCGAGGTCCTGCGGATCATCGAGGAGCAGCGGATCACGGCGACCATGCTGGTGCCGACGATGCTGTACGCGCTGCTGGACCACCCCGACTCGCGGACGCGTGACCTCTCGTCGCTGCAGACGGTGTACTACGGCGCGGCGTCGATCAACCCGGTGCGGCTGCGCGAGGCGATCGACCGGTTCGGGCCGATCTTCGCCCAGTACTACGGCCAGTCCGAGGCCCCGATGGCGATCAGCTACCTGGCGAAAGGCGACCACGACGACGCGCGGCTCGCCTCCTGCGGGCGGCCGTCGGCGTTCCTGCGCACGGCGCTGCTGGACCAGGACGGCAACCCGGTGCCGCCGGGCGAGCCGGGCGAGATCTGCGTGGCGGGCCCGCTGCTGGCCGCCGGGTACTGGAACCTCCCGGGGGTCACGGCGGAGACGTTCCGCGACGGCTGGCTGCACACCGGCGACGTCGCCCGCGAGGACGAGGACGGCTTCTGGTTCATCGTCGACCGCGTGAAGGACATGATCGTCACCGGCGGGTTCAACGTGTTCCCGCGCGAGGTCGAGGACGTCGTGGCCGAGCACCCGGCGGTGGCGCAAGTGGGCGTGATCGGCACCCCGGACGAGAAGTGGGGCGAGGCGGTGACGGCGGTGGTGGTGCTGCGCGACGACGCCGGCCGCGACGAGGCGGCCATCGAGCGGCTGACGAGCGAGATCCAGGCGGCGGTGCGGGAGCGCAAGGGGCCGGTGCACGTGCCGAAGCAGGTGGTCGTGGCCGACGCGCTGCCGATGACGGGGCTGGGCAAGCCGGACAAGAAGGCGTTGCGCGCCCGCTACCAGCCCCGCGAGGCGAACGCTTAG
- a CDS encoding alpha/beta hydrolase domain-containing protein, protein MRRFVCLLLTLLLPALVSPAAAGAAPAPTVTAVPANAGRGWPVSGAQGLLDLAAHGYVEQEYLLSGEADTYAQDGLWTADGRWATHVATTGNPYTTRLVVVRPSDPARFTGTVVVEWLNVSFGVDIPVDFSQSYEQFLRAGYAYVGVTTQKAGADKLKTLDPARYGAVNLGSDALSYDVFSQAAQAVRTHPELLGGRTPSVVLGTGHSQSALRLTTYANAVQPVRGGYDGLMIHGRAASAAPIGEGVLGPLSAYIRTDLGIPVFVLQSETDVVASASVRQDTARVRTWEVAGTAHADQYGLNLYNAANARDKSINDGAPTTCDKPVNSMTFRYAENAAFAHLDRWARGGAAPPPAPPISLLLGAIVVRDADQNALGGVRLPDLDAPLAAYGPNNSGGNVPGACLLLGTTTPLSAARIQRLYPDHATYVAKFTAAADRARQAGYLLPADYAEAVARAQAAPIP, encoded by the coding sequence GTGCGCCGATTCGTGTGCCTGCTGCTGACCTTGCTCCTCCCGGCCCTGGTGAGCCCCGCCGCGGCCGGAGCCGCCCCGGCGCCCACGGTGACGGCCGTGCCCGCGAACGCCGGCCGCGGCTGGCCGGTCAGCGGCGCGCAGGGCCTCCTCGACCTCGCCGCCCATGGCTACGTCGAGCAGGAGTACCTGCTTTCGGGTGAAGCCGACACCTACGCCCAGGACGGCCTGTGGACCGCCGACGGCCGCTGGGCCACGCACGTCGCCACCACCGGCAACCCGTACACCACACGGCTGGTCGTGGTCCGGCCGAGCGACCCCGCGCGGTTCACCGGCACGGTCGTCGTCGAATGGCTCAACGTCAGCTTCGGCGTCGACATCCCGGTCGACTTCTCCCAGTCGTACGAGCAGTTCCTGCGGGCCGGCTACGCCTACGTCGGGGTGACGACGCAGAAGGCCGGGGCCGACAAGCTGAAGACCCTCGACCCCGCCCGGTACGGCGCCGTGAACCTGGGGTCCGACGCGCTGTCCTACGACGTGTTTTCGCAGGCCGCGCAGGCGGTCCGGACGCATCCCGAGCTGCTGGGCGGCCGCACGCCGTCGGTCGTGCTCGGCACCGGGCACTCGCAGTCCGCGCTGCGGCTGACCACCTACGCGAACGCCGTCCAGCCGGTGCGCGGCGGCTACGACGGCCTGATGATCCACGGCCGGGCGGCGTCCGCGGCGCCGATCGGCGAAGGAGTCCTCGGGCCGCTGTCCGCGTACATCCGCACCGATCTCGGCATTCCGGTGTTCGTCCTGCAGTCGGAGACGGACGTGGTCGCGTCGGCCTCGGTCCGGCAGGACACCGCCCGCGTGCGGACGTGGGAGGTGGCCGGCACCGCCCACGCGGACCAGTACGGCCTGAACCTCTACAACGCGGCCAACGCGCGCGACAAGTCGATCAACGACGGCGCGCCGACGACGTGCGACAAGCCGGTGAACAGCATGACGTTCCGGTACGCGGAGAACGCGGCCTTCGCGCACCTGGACCGCTGGGCCCGCGGCGGCGCGGCCCCGCCGCCGGCTCCCCCGATCTCCTTGCTCCTGGGCGCCATCGTCGTGCGCGACGCCGACCAGAACGCGCTGGGCGGCGTCCGGCTGCCGGACCTGGACGCGCCGCTGGCGGCGTACGGGCCCAACAACAGCGGCGGCAACGTGCCGGGAGCCTGCCTGCTGCTGGGCACGACGACCCCGCTGAGCGCGGCGCGGATCCAGCGGCTGTACCCGGACCACGCCACCTACGTCGCGAAGTTCACAGCGGCGGCCGACCGGGCCCGGCAGGCCGGGTACCTCCTGCCCGCCGACTACGCCGAGGCGGTCGCCCGCGCACAGGCGGCGCCGATTCCCTGA
- a CDS encoding sigma-70 family RNA polymerase sigma factor, which produces MDEYRGTFCTCKRTGEGVWVTEVAPAVAGTTDVPSDAVLIRAVRGGDIAAYGELYDRHLLAARRVAAAIASDEAERDDLIAEGFTRVLRILRSGEGPTEEFRPYLLATIRNTMISWRRRDSALSLVAEVPDVLPGEGSDEPVGSRMHATVAADAFASLPERWRTVLWRTEIEGESPARIAADLGMTPNGVAALAYRAREGLRQAYLDQHVPAARRRTCRIVSGQLARWVRDGVGDHKAHRITTHLDRCADCRKLATGLRELNEELPAAVAPLILGVPVVTHWLSATGSVASSGAATGAGASALSWATAVKVAAAGAALVTTVTIGAGTSAGPPPPIREGEGATQPVETWVPPRSPAPSSSGPVTPSAASGSPATSVPSAETTGEQPPGRSAGPGVPATPEKPDVAADPPKGKPSEQAGKRQNEDKTHPPKPTNTDKPEG; this is translated from the coding sequence GTGGACGAATATCGCGGGACGTTCTGCACGTGCAAGCGCACGGGCGAGGGGGTGTGGGTGACCGAGGTGGCGCCGGCGGTGGCCGGGACGACGGACGTCCCGAGCGACGCGGTCTTGATCCGGGCGGTGCGCGGCGGGGACATCGCGGCGTACGGCGAGCTCTACGACCGGCACCTGCTCGCCGCCCGCCGGGTGGCGGCGGCGATCGCGTCGGACGAGGCGGAGCGGGACGACCTCATCGCCGAAGGGTTCACCCGGGTCCTGCGGATCCTGCGCTCGGGGGAGGGCCCGACCGAGGAGTTCCGGCCGTACCTGCTCGCGACCATCCGGAACACGATGATCAGCTGGCGGCGGCGCGACTCGGCGCTGTCGCTGGTCGCCGAGGTGCCCGACGTCCTGCCGGGCGAGGGCAGCGACGAGCCGGTCGGCAGCCGGATGCACGCCACCGTCGCCGCGGACGCGTTCGCGAGCCTGCCCGAGCGGTGGCGGACGGTGCTGTGGCGGACCGAGATCGAAGGCGAGTCGCCCGCCCGGATCGCCGCGGACCTGGGGATGACGCCGAACGGCGTCGCCGCGCTGGCCTACCGTGCCCGGGAAGGGCTGCGCCAGGCCTATCTCGACCAGCACGTCCCGGCGGCCCGGCGGCGCACCTGCCGGATCGTGTCCGGCCAGCTCGCCCGGTGGGTGCGTGACGGCGTCGGTGACCACAAGGCCCACCGGATCACCACGCACCTGGACCGCTGCGCGGACTGCCGGAAGCTGGCCACCGGCCTGCGCGAGCTCAACGAGGAACTGCCCGCCGCCGTCGCCCCGCTCATCCTGGGCGTCCCGGTCGTGACGCACTGGCTGTCCGCGACCGGCTCCGTCGCCTCGTCCGGCGCCGCCACCGGCGCCGGGGCCTCCGCCCTGTCGTGGGCGACGGCGGTGAAGGTGGCCGCCGCCGGTGCCGCGCTGGTCACGACGGTGACCATCGGCGCCGGCACGTCCGCCGGGCCGCCACCGCCGATCCGGGAGGGGGAGGGCGCGACGCAGCCGGTCGAGACGTGGGTGCCGCCGCGGAGCCCGGCGCCGTCGTCGTCCGGGCCGGTCACCCCGAGTGCCGCCTCGGGTTCGCCGGCGACCTCGGTGCCGTCCGCGGAGACGACCGGCGAGCAGCCGCCGGGCCGGTCCGCCGGGCCGGGCGTCCCGGCGACGCCGGAAAAGCCCGACGTCGCGGCCGACCCGCCCAAGGGCAAGCCGTCGGAGCAGGCGGGCAAGCGCCAGAACGAGGACAAGACGCACCCGCCCAAGCCGACGAACACGGACAAGCCCGAAGGCTGA
- a CDS encoding PQQ-dependent sugar dehydrogenase: MGSRRFAVPRRSRRALAAAVVVPLAGALAAAVAAAAPAAAVPAGFTDTVAIGGLTSPTAAAFAPDGRVFVAEKSGLVKVFDSLADPVPSVFADLRAPTQDFWDRGLLGLAVDPAFPARPYVYVSYTLDALPGGTSPQWGDTCPSPPGATDRGCVVTGRISQLTMGAAGTAVSEKPLVTGWCQQFPSHSVGALAFGPDGALYAGGGDGASFNFADYGQVGNPCADPPAPAGTNLAPPSAEGGALRSQSPRRPAGQPVLLNGTLLRLDPDTGEGLPGNPFAGSADANARRVIAYGARNQFRFGFRPGTGELWAGDVGWNTWEEINRVADAGDAVAENFGWPCFEGNARQAGYDGANLDRCESLYAAGGQTAPFYAYNHAAKVVAGDPCPTGGSSISGIAFESGSNYPAEYAGALFFADSSRGCIWAMQQIGGQPSPSRLVPFVTGANVPVQLLTGPGGDLFYVALGSGELRRVSHQGGTNRPPVASATAMPSSGPAPLTVRFDGTGSTDPDAGDVLSYAWDLDADGAYDDSADPRPTWTYTAAAVVDAGLRVTDSHGATATTTVRVTAGTPAGLDPVPVIDSPAASLTWSVGQTVAFSGRAVDAQDGELPPSALSWRLAIRHCAANGTCHTHNVQDFPGVAAGTFTAPDHEYPSYLQLTLTATDSTGRTGSKTIDLQPKTVTLSFTSSPDQALLTVGGTQQRTPFSRTVIAGSVNSISADSPQNLPPLNLKYAFSSWAHGGPRTQNIVAPAASATYQAKYRLCWLLQPC, from the coding sequence ATGGGTTCTCGCCGTTTCGCCGTCCCGCGAAGATCGCGCCGAGCACTGGCGGCCGCGGTGGTGGTGCCGCTCGCCGGCGCCCTCGCTGCGGCCGTCGCCGCCGCGGCGCCCGCCGCCGCCGTGCCCGCCGGGTTCACCGACACCGTCGCGATCGGCGGCCTGACCTCCCCGACCGCCGCGGCGTTCGCGCCCGACGGCCGGGTGTTCGTCGCCGAAAAGAGCGGCCTGGTCAAGGTGTTCGACTCGCTCGCCGACCCGGTGCCGTCGGTGTTCGCCGACCTGCGGGCGCCGACCCAGGACTTCTGGGACCGCGGCCTGCTGGGCCTGGCCGTCGATCCCGCGTTCCCCGCCCGGCCGTACGTCTACGTCTCCTACACCCTCGACGCGCTGCCGGGCGGAACCTCGCCACAGTGGGGTGACACCTGCCCGTCCCCGCCGGGCGCCACCGACCGGGGCTGCGTGGTGACCGGCCGGATCTCGCAGCTCACCATGGGGGCCGCCGGGACGGCCGTGAGCGAGAAACCGCTGGTCACCGGCTGGTGCCAGCAGTTCCCGAGTCACTCGGTCGGCGCGCTGGCCTTCGGCCCGGACGGCGCCCTGTACGCGGGTGGCGGCGACGGCGCGAGCTTCAACTTCGCCGACTACGGCCAGGTCGGCAACCCCTGCGCCGACCCGCCCGCGCCCGCCGGCACGAACCTGGCGCCGCCGTCGGCCGAAGGGGGTGCGCTGCGCTCGCAGTCGCCGCGCCGCCCGGCCGGGCAGCCCGTGCTGCTCAACGGCACGCTGCTGCGCCTCGACCCCGACACCGGCGAGGGCCTGCCCGGCAATCCCTTCGCGGGCAGCGCCGACGCCAACGCCCGGCGCGTGATCGCCTACGGCGCGCGCAACCAGTTCCGGTTCGGGTTCCGGCCCGGGACCGGCGAGCTGTGGGCGGGCGACGTCGGCTGGAACACCTGGGAGGAGATCAACCGCGTGGCCGACGCCGGGGACGCCGTGGCGGAGAACTTCGGCTGGCCCTGTTTCGAGGGCAACGCCCGGCAGGCCGGTTACGACGGGGCGAACCTCGACCGGTGCGAGTCGCTCTACGCCGCCGGCGGGCAGACCGCGCCGTTCTACGCCTACAACCACGCCGCCAAGGTCGTGGCGGGTGACCCGTGTCCCACCGGCGGCTCCTCGATCAGCGGGATCGCGTTCGAATCGGGCAGCAACTACCCCGCCGAGTACGCCGGCGCGCTGTTCTTCGCGGACTCGTCACGCGGCTGCATCTGGGCGATGCAGCAGATCGGCGGCCAGCCGAGCCCGAGCCGCCTGGTGCCGTTCGTGACCGGCGCCAACGTGCCGGTGCAGCTGCTCACCGGGCCCGGCGGCGACCTCTTCTACGTCGCGCTGGGCAGCGGCGAGCTGCGTCGCGTGAGCCATCAGGGCGGCACGAACCGGCCACCGGTCGCTTCGGCCACGGCGATGCCGTCCAGCGGGCCGGCGCCGCTGACCGTCCGGTTCGACGGCACCGGTTCCACCGACCCCGACGCCGGGGACGTGCTGTCCTACGCGTGGGACCTCGACGCCGACGGCGCCTACGACGACTCGGCGGACCCGCGGCCCACCTGGACCTACACCGCTGCCGCGGTGGTCGACGCCGGGCTGCGCGTGACCGACTCCCACGGCGCGACGGCGACGACGACGGTCCGGGTGACCGCCGGGACCCCGGCCGGCCTCGACCCGGTGCCGGTGATCGACTCCCCCGCCGCGTCGCTGACCTGGTCGGTGGGCCAGACCGTGGCGTTCTCCGGCCGCGCGGTCGACGCCCAGGACGGCGAGCTGCCGCCCTCGGCACTGTCGTGGCGGCTCGCGATCCGGCACTGCGCGGCCAACGGGACCTGCCACACGCACAACGTCCAGGACTTCCCGGGCGTCGCGGCGGGCACGTTCACCGCGCCCGACCACGAGTACCCGTCGTACCTGCAGCTCACGCTGACAGCGACGGACTCGACCGGCCGGACCGGGTCCAAGACGATCGACCTGCAGCCGAAGACGGTGACGCTGAGCTTCACGTCTAGCCCGGACCAGGCGCTGCTCACCGTCGGCGGGACGCAGCAGCGCACGCCGTTCTCCCGGACGGTGATCGCCGGGTCGGTCAACTCGATCAGCGCGGACAGCCCGCAGAACCTGCCGCCGCTGAACCTCAAGTACGCCTTCTCGAGCTGGGCGCACGGCGGGCCGCGGACGCAGAACATCGTCGCCCCGGCGGCTTCGGCGACCTACCAGGCGAAGTACCGGCTCTGCTGGCTGCTCCAGCCCTGCTGA
- a CDS encoding NAD(P)H-binding protein produces the protein MIVITGGTGKLGSAIVEQLLRRVPAGQIGVSVRDPERAGVLAGRGVRVRRGDFADPGSLAEAFAGASQVLVVSTDSTGETAVAHHLAAFEAARAAGAGRVLYTSHQGVAEDSVFAPMPDHAAAERHLASAGTPFTALRNGFYASTVPLLLGRALETGELVAPADGPVSWTAHADLAEAAAIILAGEGGFDGPTPPLTAPAALDLGDVAGILTELTGRTVRRVVAGDDEWVSALAGQGVPAAQAGMLLGMFRAARRGEFATTAPDLETLLGRPATPLRAVLRDHLEQAV, from the coding sequence ATGATCGTCATCACCGGCGGAACGGGGAAACTCGGTTCCGCGATCGTCGAGCAGCTCCTGCGTCGCGTACCGGCCGGGCAGATCGGCGTCAGCGTGCGGGACCCCGAACGGGCCGGTGTCCTCGCCGGCCGGGGGGTGCGCGTCCGGCGCGGCGACTTCGCCGACCCCGGCTCGCTGGCCGAGGCGTTCGCGGGTGCGTCGCAGGTCCTCGTCGTCTCGACCGACTCGACCGGCGAAACGGCCGTCGCGCACCACCTGGCGGCGTTCGAAGCCGCGCGCGCCGCGGGTGCCGGGCGCGTGTTGTACACCAGTCATCAGGGCGTGGCGGAGGACTCCGTCTTCGCGCCGATGCCCGACCACGCCGCCGCCGAGCGGCACCTGGCTTCGGCGGGGACGCCGTTCACGGCGCTGCGCAACGGTTTCTACGCGAGCACGGTCCCGCTGCTGCTCGGGCGGGCGCTGGAAACCGGCGAGCTGGTCGCGCCCGCCGACGGTCCGGTGTCCTGGACCGCGCACGCCGACCTCGCCGAAGCCGCGGCGATCATCCTCGCCGGCGAAGGCGGGTTCGACGGTCCGACACCGCCGCTGACCGCGCCGGCCGCCCTCGACCTCGGCGACGTCGCGGGCATCCTGACCGAGCTCACCGGCCGGACCGTCCGCCGCGTCGTCGCCGGCGACGACGAGTGGGTGTCGGCCCTGGCCGGACAGGGCGTCCCCGCGGCGCAGGCCGGGATGCTGCTCGGCATGTTCCGCGCGGCCCGCCGTGGCGAGTTCGCCACGACCGCCCCGGACCTGGAAACACTGCTCGGCCGCCCGGCGACGCCGCTGCGCGCGGTCCTGCGCGATCACCTCGAACAGGCGGTGTGA
- a CDS encoding LacI family DNA-binding transcriptional regulator, with the protein MTSTRATLLQVAERAGVSLASTSRALHGTGASPAMVERVRAAAAELGYSADAIGRSLRLKKTFQVAFAVADIGNPVYVEMMRAIHEVLAPHGYRVVVMTTGDTATSTTELVRSLNSGFVDGMIVSPLRTDDRLIREIQQAPVPVVVIGRALDDRGISSVSTDSAGGIGAAVRHLHAIGRRRIGFLNGPLDTTPGASRQRGFDAATETIAFDRADQEIADDFTVSAGLGAARRLLARGALDALVAANDLLAIGAIRAVRERGLSVPEDVAVTGMDDTELGRVFQPSLTSVSLGSTERGRAAARIMLGLADDPDHEAQQITVGPELVVRESTGGAA; encoded by the coding sequence ATGACGTCAACACGCGCCACGCTGCTCCAGGTCGCGGAGCGCGCCGGGGTGTCCCTGGCCTCGACTTCGCGCGCGCTGCACGGCACCGGCGCCAGCCCGGCGATGGTCGAGCGGGTCCGCGCCGCGGCCGCCGAGCTCGGCTACAGCGCGGACGCCATCGGGCGGTCGCTGCGGCTGAAGAAGACTTTCCAGGTCGCCTTCGCCGTCGCCGACATCGGCAACCCCGTCTACGTCGAGATGATGCGCGCCATCCACGAAGTCCTGGCGCCGCACGGCTACCGGGTCGTCGTGATGACCACCGGCGACACCGCGACGTCGACCACCGAGCTGGTCCGCAGCCTCAACAGCGGGTTCGTCGACGGCATGATCGTCAGCCCGCTGCGCACCGACGACCGGCTGATCCGCGAGATCCAGCAGGCGCCGGTGCCGGTCGTGGTGATCGGGCGGGCTCTCGACGACCGCGGCATCAGCTCCGTGTCCACCGACTCCGCGGGCGGCATCGGCGCGGCCGTCCGGCACCTGCACGCGATCGGCCGCCGCCGGATCGGCTTCCTCAACGGCCCGCTCGACACGACGCCCGGTGCCTCGCGCCAGCGCGGTTTCGACGCCGCCACCGAGACCATCGCCTTCGACCGCGCCGACCAGGAGATCGCGGACGACTTCACGGTGAGCGCCGGTCTCGGCGCGGCCCGCCGGCTGCTCGCCCGCGGCGCGCTCGACGCGCTCGTCGCGGCGAACGACCTGCTCGCCATCGGCGCCATCCGCGCCGTGCGGGAGCGGGGCCTGTCGGTGCCGGAGGACGTCGCCGTGACCGGCATGGACGACACCGAGCTCGGCCGGGTCTTCCAGCCCAGCCTGACCAGCGTGTCCCTCGGCTCGACCGAACGCGGCCGCGCTGCCGCCCGGATCATGCTCGGCCTCGCCGACGACCCGGACCACGAGGCACAGCAGATCACCGTCGGCCCGGAGCTGGTGGTGCGCGAGTCGACCGGAGGTGCGGCGTGA
- a CDS encoding carbohydrate ABC transporter permease, translating into MTATLTRPAPPSARRRPALARTRRREAIALVLPSLIPILVLSVAPLVVGIFLAFTDARLVRHPDYGFAGVDNFAELAGNSLFWDSLRIGMIWTVGVTLLQLAAAMGLALLLNSGLRLQGLTRVLALVPWAMPPVVVAIMWQMIYSANGGPLNAFLGSVGLPGDVNWLGDFSTALPAVIVVGVWVGMPQTTVTLLAGLQQIPAELHEAAAVDGAGAWRRFTAVTWPSLRPIVTSITSLNFIWNFNSFSLVYVLTAGGPGGKTMVPVLFIYLEAFKNREIGYAAAMGLVLVVVVVLILAVYLRSQFRDDRATGKGR; encoded by the coding sequence GTGACCGCGACCCTGACGCGCCCGGCACCGCCGTCCGCCCGGCGCCGCCCGGCGCTCGCCCGCACCCGGCGGCGCGAGGCGATCGCGCTGGTGCTGCCGTCGCTGATCCCGATCCTCGTGCTCAGCGTCGCGCCGCTGGTCGTCGGGATCTTCCTGGCCTTCACCGACGCGCGCCTGGTCCGCCACCCCGACTACGGCTTCGCCGGCGTGGACAATTTCGCCGAGCTGGCCGGGAACTCGCTGTTCTGGGACTCGCTGCGGATCGGCATGATCTGGACCGTCGGCGTCACGCTGCTGCAGCTGGCCGCCGCGATGGGACTGGCCCTGCTGCTGAACTCGGGCCTGCGGCTGCAGGGCCTGACGCGGGTCCTCGCGCTGGTCCCGTGGGCGATGCCGCCGGTCGTCGTCGCGATCATGTGGCAGATGATCTACTCGGCCAACGGCGGCCCGCTCAACGCCTTCCTCGGCAGCGTCGGGCTGCCCGGCGACGTCAACTGGCTCGGCGACTTCTCGACCGCGCTGCCCGCGGTGATCGTCGTCGGGGTCTGGGTCGGCATGCCGCAGACGACCGTGACGCTGCTGGCCGGCCTGCAGCAGATCCCGGCCGAGCTGCACGAAGCCGCCGCGGTCGACGGCGCGGGCGCCTGGCGGCGGTTCACCGCGGTGACGTGGCCGAGCCTGCGCCCGATCGTCACGTCGATCACGTCGCTGAACTTCATCTGGAACTTCAACTCGTTCTCGCTGGTCTACGTGCTCACCGCGGGCGGGCCGGGCGGCAAGACGATGGTGCCGGTGCTGTTCATCTACCTGGAGGCGTTCAAGAACCGCGAGATCGGCTACGCCGCCGCGATGGGTCTCGTGCTCGTCGTCGTGGTGGTGCTCATCCTCGCCGTCTACCTGCGGTCGCAGTTCCGCGACGACCGCGCCACCGGAAAGGGGCGCTGA
- a CDS encoding carbohydrate ABC transporter permease: MRVLVRPAQYAALALYILFLGFPLLWLVSASVKSSGELNSLTVSLLPGEWHWDNYAEALERQGLVRSAANSLVVALASTALSVVIAVPAAYVLARLKGKVRAAGVGWILVSQVFPVVLIILPLFLVLRTLGLADNLAGLTLVHTTYMLPFALWMLQGYVAAIPVELEEAGAMDGASRLTVLRTIVFPLLAPGVVATAMFSFVSSWNEFFFALVLLQSPENYTLPITLNMFVGGEGKVALGPLAAGAVLAAIPSIVFFGILRRKLTSGLMAGAVKG, translated from the coding sequence ATGCGGGTCCTGGTGCGCCCGGCCCAGTACGCGGCCCTCGCGCTGTACATCCTGTTCCTCGGCTTTCCCTTGCTGTGGCTCGTTTCCGCCTCGGTGAAGTCGTCCGGCGAGCTGAACTCGCTGACGGTCAGCCTCCTGCCGGGCGAGTGGCACTGGGACAACTACGCCGAGGCGCTCGAGCGGCAGGGGCTCGTCCGGTCCGCCGCCAACAGCCTGGTCGTCGCGCTGGCGTCCACCGCGCTCTCGGTCGTCATCGCCGTGCCCGCGGCCTACGTGCTCGCACGGCTGAAAGGCAAGGTACGGGCCGCCGGCGTCGGCTGGATCCTCGTCAGCCAGGTGTTCCCGGTGGTGCTGATCATCCTGCCGCTGTTCCTCGTCCTGCGGACGCTGGGCCTGGCCGACAACCTCGCCGGCCTGACCCTCGTGCACACGACCTACATGCTGCCGTTCGCTCTCTGGATGCTGCAGGGGTACGTCGCCGCGATCCCGGTGGAGCTGGAGGAAGCGGGCGCGATGGACGGCGCGAGCCGGCTGACCGTGCTGCGCACGATCGTCTTCCCGCTGCTCGCCCCGGGTGTGGTCGCGACGGCGATGTTCAGCTTCGTCTCGTCGTGGAACGAGTTCTTCTTCGCGCTGGTGCTGCTGCAGTCGCCGGAGAACTACACCCTGCCGATCACGCTCAACATGTTCGTCGGCGGCGAGGGCAAGGTCGCCCTCGGTCCGCTCGCCGCGGGCGCCGTGCTCGCCGCCATCCCCAGCATCGTCTTCTTCGGCATCCTGCGCCGGAAGCTCACCAGCGGCCTGATGGCCGGGGCGGTGAAGGGATGA